Proteins encoded together in one Bacillota bacterium window:
- the pdaB gene encoding polysaccharide deacetylase family sporulation protein PdaB: protein MRVFYLNLKLWRQITLLSFFLLATAGVFTFAVLRGPDAAPTAAKNSPIIYRVKTDKKVAALTFDISWGTKTPGPVLDVLKKEKLKCTFFLSGPWVVKYPEIAKRIAAEGHEIASHGERHINLSELPAEEIKNEINLAHQNILAVTGRQARLIRTPNGDYDAKVLKAASEVGYTVIQWDADSLDWKNPGVDTIIERVTKLARPGSIVLLHASDSCQQTDQALPVIITELRKQGYKLVAVSELLRLGPGVTD from the coding sequence ATGCGGGTTTTTTACCTGAACCTCAAGTTATGGAGACAAATCACCCTTCTGTCTTTTTTCCTCCTGGCGACGGCAGGCGTTTTTACTTTCGCGGTCCTGCGCGGACCCGACGCAGCCCCAACCGCCGCAAAGAACAGCCCGATCATTTATCGGGTTAAGACCGATAAAAAGGTGGCCGCTCTCACCTTTGATATAAGCTGGGGAACTAAAACCCCCGGGCCTGTCCTCGACGTTCTAAAAAAGGAAAAACTGAAATGCACCTTTTTCCTTTCAGGCCCCTGGGTTGTCAAGTACCCTGAAATCGCCAAGCGAATTGCGGCCGAGGGACACGAAATCGCCAGCCACGGCGAAAGGCATATCAACCTTAGCGAGCTGCCGGCGGAGGAAATAAAGAACGAGATTAATCTGGCCCACCAAAACATTCTCGCCGTGACCGGCAGGCAGGCGCGCCTTATCCGCACGCCCAACGGCGATTATGACGCCAAGGTCTTGAAAGCCGCTTCGGAGGTCGGGTACACCGTAATCCAATGGGACGCTGATTCGCTCGACTGGAAAAACCCCGGGGTCGACACAATCATCGAAAGGGTAACGAAGCTGGCGCGTCCCGGCAGCATAGTCCTGCTCCATGCCAGCGACAGTTGCCAACAAACTGATCAGGCCTTGCCGGTAATCATAACCGAACTGCGAAAACAGGGTTACAAGCTGGTGGCGGTTTCTGAACTACTGCGCCTTGGCCCCGGGGTTACCGATTAG
- a CDS encoding YhcN/YlaJ family sporulation lipoprotein has product MKRTKLITGVVMLLLAANLCLAAGCSVSRKPMPDPATPGTPTTPSPAAKPLPTDPREQSRLASRLASEASRVPGVNKATVFLTGHTAYVGLNLKAGVERVETNTIKRQVADRLKKMETRLTKVMVTTDTDTFTRIKRVQEGIAEGRPVSAFAKEISEINRRMTPTTR; this is encoded by the coding sequence GTGAAACGAACAAAACTTATTACCGGTGTTGTAATGCTGTTGTTGGCGGCAAACCTTTGCCTCGCGGCGGGATGCAGCGTAAGCCGCAAACCGATGCCTGATCCCGCGACGCCCGGCACGCCGACCACCCCGTCCCCGGCGGCAAAACCGCTTCCGACGGACCCCAGGGAGCAAAGCCGCCTGGCGTCACGCCTTGCATCGGAAGCGTCGCGGGTGCCGGGCGTCAACAAAGCCACCGTATTCTTAACGGGACACACGGCCTACGTGGGGTTAAACCTGAAAGCCGGAGTCGAGCGGGTAGAAACAAACACCATTAAACGGCAGGTTGCCGACCGTTTAAAGAAAATGGAAACACGTTTGACAAAGGTGATGGTAACCACGGATACGGACACCTTCACCAGGATCAAGCGCGTTCAGGAAGGCATCGCCGAAGGCCGGCCGGTTTCAGCGTTTGCAAAAGAGATAAGCGAAATAAACAGACGTATGACACCTACGACAAGATAG